Proteins encoded together in one Benincasa hispida cultivar B227 chromosome 1, ASM972705v1, whole genome shotgun sequence window:
- the LOC120085772 gene encoding putative pentatricopeptide repeat-containing protein At3g16890, mitochondrial gives MRGLPSAFRATPVLRNRPLQAYTPTNRYRRQIPSDTIQRTSKQRPFNNTEAPSRGNPSPLTTPLKAPSLINLPTRSSLADDKRRLSLKPIDHSYLSRILLSKDWFLLLNHEYKAKRVVLVPQFVVSILQNQDNPLNAVRFYIWVSNVDPLLAKKQSIREVLGRNLYREGPDRPVLLSVDLLQQIKESGLKVTEELLCILFGSWGRLGLSKYCVEIFGQIGFLGLNPTTRLYNAVIDALIKSNSLDLAYLKFQQMSSHNCVPDRFTYNILIHGVCRIGVVDEALRLIKQMEGLGYFPNVFTYTILIDGFCNAKRADEAFRVLQTMKEKNVVPNAASMRSLVHGVFRCIAPDKAFELLLEFVEKKQGVSQLVCDNILYCLSNNSMASEAVMFLSKTGKKGYVPDSSTFNVTLACVLKKLDLKETCNIFDNCVQRGVKPAFSTYLTLIEALYKAGIIEIGNQYMDRMVNDGLISNIYSYNMVIDCLCKGKLMDRASEIFRDLHYKGIAPNIVTYNTLISGYCRNGNMDKAQELLEMLLECHFRPDIFTFNSLIDGLCQAHKHEDAFGCFTEMVEWDVMPNAITYNILIRSFCAIGDVSRSTNLLRQMQLHGIQPDTFSFNALIQSYFRMNKVQKAEKLFDSLLRLGIQPDNYTYGALIKALCKSGRHDEAREMFLSMKANGCTPDSYTCSLISDTLAHI, from the coding sequence ATGAGAGGGCTTCCTTCGGCTTTCAGGGCAACGCCTGTTCTAAGAAATCGACCTCTACAAGCTTACACTCCCACCAACAGATATCGGAGACAAATCCCTTCCGATACAATCCAACGAACTTCAAAACAAAGACCCTTTAACAACACTGAAGCGCCTTCAAGAGGTAATCCTTCCCCACTAACTACTCCGTTAAAGGCTCCCAGTTTGATTAACCTGCCCACTCGTTCATCTCTTGCTGATGATAAACGTAGATTGAGTCTTAAACCAATTGATCATTCATATCTTTCTAGGATTCTATTGAGCAAGGACTGGTTTCTATTGTTAAACCACGAGTATAAGGCGAAAAGGGTCGTTTTGGTTCCTCAATTTGTTGTTAGTATTTTGCAAAATCAGGACAACCCATTAAATGCTGTTAGGTTTTATATTTGGGTTTCGAATGTCGACCCGTTACTTGCAAAGAAACAATCGATTCGAGAGGTTCTTGGCCGCAACCTTTATCGAGAAGGTCCTGATCGTCCGGTGCTATTATCTGTTGATCTGCTTCAGCAAATTAAAGAGTCTGGTCTTAAAGTGACAGAGGAATTACTCTGTATTTTATTTGGCAGTTGGGGTAGATTGGGTTTGTCAAAATACTGTGTGGAAATATTTGGGCAAATTGGGTTTTTGGGTCTTAATCCCACCACCAGACTGTACAATGCTGTAATTGATGCATTGATCAAGTCCAATTCGCTAGACTTGGcttatttgaaatttcaacaaaTGTCATCCCATAACTGTGTCCCTGATAGGTTCACTTATAACATTCTCATCCATGGTGTTTGTAGGATCGGGGTGGTGGATGAGGCGCTTCGTTTGATCAAACAAATGGAGGGCTTGGGATATTTTCCGAATGTTTTCACATATACAATCTTGATTGATGGATTTTGCAATGCTAAAAGGGCTGATGAAGCCTTCAGAGTTTTACAGACAATGAAGGAGAAGAATGTGGTTCCAAATGCAGCTTCTATGAGATCCTTGGTTCATGGAGTTTTTCGTTGTATTGCCCCAGATAAGGCTTTTGAACTTTTGCTGGAATTTGTTGAGAAGAAGCAGGGCGTATCTCAATTGGTTTGTGACAATATTCTTTACTGCCTTTCAAATAATTCTATGGCCAGTGAGGCTGTCATGTTTTTGAGTAAAACTGGCAAGAAAGGTTATGTACCGGACAGTTCAACCTTCAATGTCACCTTGGCATGCGTACTAAAGAAACTAGACCTGAAGGAAACAtgcaatatatttgataattgtGTGCAAAGAGGTGTCAAGCCAGCGTTCAGTACATATCTTACACTTATTGAAGCTCTGTATAAGGCAGGAATAATTGAGATTGGAAACCAATATATGGATCGGATGGTAAACGATGGTCTTATTTCCAACATATATTCATATAACATGGTCATTGATTGCCTTTGCAAAGGCAAATTAATGGATAGAGCATCTGAAATCTTCAGGGATCTACACTATAAAGGCATTGCTCCAAATATTGTTACTTATAATACACTTATCAGTGGGTATTGCAGAAATGGAAATATGGACAAAGCTCAGGAACTTCTTGAAATGCTATTAGAATGTCATTTTAGACCAGATATCTTCacatttaattcattaattgatGGCCTCTGTCAGGCACACAAGCATGAGGATGCTTTTGGTTGTTTCACTGAAATGGTTGAGTGGGATGTCATGCCAAATgctatcacatataatatattgaTACGTTCCTTCTGTGCGATTGGAGATGTTTCTAGATCTACTAATCTCTTGAGACAAATGCAACTTCATGGTATACAACCTGATACTTTCTCCTTCAATGCTCTTATCCAGAGCTACTTTCGAATGAACAAGGTTCAGAAAGCTGAGAAGCTTTTTGATTCATTGTTAAGGTTGGGTATACAGCCTGACAATTATACATATGGTGCACTTATTAAGGCATTGTGCAAATCAGGTAGGCATGATGAAGCAAGGGAGATGTTTCTCTCAATGAAGGCGAATGGTTGCACTCCTGACTCTTATACTTGCAGTCTTATTAGCGACACTCTTGCCCATATTTAG